A stretch of Planococcus citri chromosome 5, ihPlaCitr1.1, whole genome shotgun sequence DNA encodes these proteins:
- the LOC135848192 gene encoding U1 small nuclear ribonucleoprotein 70 kDa-like, producing MTQYLPPNLLALFNPRDPIPYLPPTNKLPYEKKNRGYVGVADFIKYFEDPKDTPPPVKVETRDERKERRKRERAEQVAYKLEQEIAMWDPHNVRNATTDAFKTLFVARINYDTSESKLRREFEVYGPIRKIILVQDADSGKAKGYAFIEYEHERDMHTAYKHADGKKIDGRRVLVDVERGRTVKGWLPRRLGGGLGGTRRGGADVNLKHSGREDNERERERYRLEREESTVRDRPDRRRGTGGGSVIDVDRDRRRSHRSRSREKRRRSRSRSRDHRRREDGERDRKRKRSRSRDRDRKDKENRDRRDRDRDRDRDRDRESKRGIIDSKEKVRIKMEPPDDYPDYSNFNYNYSSGNVKEEKEEKPGSVLHSSSTTQADK from the coding sequence ATGACTCAGTACTTGCCGCCCAATTTGCTCGCTCTTTTCAACCCAAGAGATCCGATTCCATATCTGCCTCCAACTAATAAGCTACCGTACGAAAAGAAGAACCGAGGCTATGTCGGCGTAGCGGATTTCATAAAGTACTTCGAAGATCCAAAGGATACACCACCTCCGGTAAAAGTCGAAACGCGAGATGAACGTAAAGAACGAAGAAAACGCGAACGAGCCGAACAAGTCGCTTATAAATTAGAACAAGAAATCGCTATGTGGGATCCGCATAATGTACGTAACGCTACCACCGACGCCTTTAAGACTTTGTTCGTTGCTCGTATCAATTACGATACATCGGAATCCAAGTTACGTCGTGAATTCGAAGTGTACGGCCCAATCCGTAAAATAATCCTAGTTCAAGATGCTGATTCTGGTAAAGCTAAAGGATACGCTTTTATCGAATACGAACACGAACGTGACATGCATACCGCTTATAAACACGCCGATGGTAAAAAAATCGACGGAAGACGTGTACTTGTAGACGTAGAACGTGGTCGTACCGTCAAAGGTTGGCTACCGAGAAGACTGGGTGGTGGATTGGGTGGCACTAGACGTGGCGGTGCCGATGTAAATCTCAAACATTCTGGCCGAGAAGATAACGAAAGAGAACGCGAACGATATAGGCTCGAAAGAGAAGAATCTACCGTACGTGACAGACCTGACAGAAGACGAGGAACAGGAGGAGGTAGCGTCATCGACGTCGATCGTGATCGTCGGAGATCGCATCGTAGCAGAAGTCGCGAAAAGCGACGCAGGTCTAGGAGTCGTTCGAGAGATCATCGCCGTAGAGAAGACGGCGAAAGGGACAGAAAACGTAAAAGGAGTAGGTCTCGTGATAGGGATCGTAAGGATAAAGAAAACAGAGATCGTAGGGATAGGGACAGAGATAGGGATAGAGATCGTGATAGAGAAAGTAAAAGGGGTATTATTGACTCGAAAGAAAAAGTTAGAATTAAAATGGAACCTCCTGACGATTACCCggattattcgaatttcaattatAATTACTCCTCTGGCAATGTAAAGGAGGAAAAAGAGGAAAAACCAGGTTCAGTTTTACATTCTTCTTCTACTACGCAGGCCGATAAATGA
- the TAF1B gene encoding TATA box-binding protein-associated factor RNA polymerase I subunit B yields the protein MSQLPACQVCGCLSYNKVSGFYVCANCDTQSQEIQVQLFDFNINQRQEEAEEREEVASQVTQKERPLTSWEIYNITLKQIIEELISLGASSQLKVVAFQIWATYLQKANVAFFSKQIDKLPPLPLGFKSSDAKILYGISNLRKLLYKDVKYKKKKKDDDSEVDVNVDSSSTSSNAESVVTLRSLRRKQRKLAQSELSESSVNEESMISHNESLQTLGSDRNKRKKIKHKTVSFKSTTRRILKDMITAVKKTKDLKKNDMLLRKVKHAVEKRINDPKRNPGAGSDMVITFSTVISVIRIALSLLGDDIQLGDIMRWIGEGHVSYSLKNNPISSSENSDGCELDLKICNRNGFQTDIENVTKSLGFKDIPTPNLYNLADRYCQELCLPDEFVNYVHGIMNVFEPKMNYSEYDYRIFPNYECRVLAYILFAFKLLFSLDGITERKQSEFADRVNELHSTKTELPSLFSWNAWVRYIECRKAILSKYDPIVNNHAYQGRIDNKYTFLKQWNKLKRQTPLQSLPINEVLITSVTDTLKKITCDEERTLNIVFPASLTPQTACITHLQNNYPQLIEPDARTILENKFTNCSILHLLDHQWCQDIAAACDTVVKFVDGIAEVDTKSYKDEESDIPILSKSTTVPAYAPTKVRVIDDESAGRNRSVHRPQKCKNFKYTFESFEDLEPQSNSADSFKIYNPAAQYWFFHEYSRSTSNEQFKELSENNLSESFNWLLKELANMVISDVKDLYEELATIEAVMYSMFVEGDYSYQCPFTVYPLEW from the exons ATGTCTCAATTACCGGCTTGCCAAGTCTGTGGCTGTTTATCCTATAATAAAGTTTCTGGTTTTTACGTTTGCGCAAATTGTGACACTCAATCGCAA GAAATACAAGTGCAGTTATTCGATTTTAATATTAATCAAAGGCAAGAAGAAGCTGAAGAACGTGAGGAAGTTGCTTCTCAAGTAACGCAGAAAG AAAGACCGTTAACTTCATGGGAAATTTATAATATTACTCTGAAACAAATCATCGAAGAACTGATCAGTTTGGGAGCTTCGTCCCAACTAAAAGTAGTTGCGTTTCAGATATGGGCCACGTATTTGCAAAAGGCTAacgttgcttttttttcaaagcaaattgATAAATTACCCCCTTTACCGTTGGGGTTTAAATCTAG TGATGCTAAAATTTTATATGGGatatcaaatttgagaaaattgctttACAAAGATGTAAAGtacaagaaaaagaagaaggaTGACGATTCGGAAGTCGATGTTAATGTGGATTCATCTTCTACGTCTTCCAACGCCGAATCGGTGGTAACGTTGAGAAGTTTACGTAGAAAGCAA cgtAAACTTGCACAATCAGAATTGAGTGAATCTTCTGTCAATGAAGAGTCGATGATTTCTCATAACGAATCTTTGCAAACTTTAGGCTCAGatagaaataaaagaaaaaaaataaaacataagaC agTTTCGTTCAAATCTACTACTCGAAGAATTTTAAAAGACATGATAACTGCtgttaaaaaaacaaaagatttAAAGAAAAACGATATGCTATTGCGAAAAGTAAAACATGCGGTTGAGAAGCGAATCAACGATCCTAAACGTAATCCTGGTGCTGGTAGTGATATGGTAATAACGTTTTCTACCGTTATCTCTGTTATACGTATAGCACTATCGCTCCTCGGTGATGATATTCAATTAGGCGATATAATGAG GTGGATCGGTGAGGGCCATGTTTCGTATTCTTTGAAGAATAATCCTATCTCTTCTTCGGAAAATTCTGATGGATGTGAAttagacttgaaaatttgtaatagAAATGGATTTCAAACTGATATTGAAAATGTCACCAAAAGTCTCGGTTTTAAGGATATACCCACTCCTAATTTATACAATTTGGCGGACAGATATTGTCAAGAGCTGTGTTTACCAG ACGAGTTCGTGAATTACGTTCACGGAATAATGAAtgtttttgaaccaaaaatgaattattcggAGTATGACTATAGGATATTTCCGAATTATGAATGCCGTGTCTTAGCCTATATTCTGTTCGCCTTCAAACTTCTATTTTCTTTGGATGGTATCACTGAAAGAAAACAGTCAGAATTTGCTGATCGTGTCAACGA atTACATTCCACAAAGACTGAACTTCCGTCGCTATTTAGCTGGAATGCCTGGGTGCGATATATCGAGTGTCGTAAGGCAATTCTATCAAAATATGATCCTATCGTTAATAATCATGCTTATCAAGGACGAATCGACAATAAATATACATTCTTGAAGCAATGGAACAAATTGAAACGACAAACTCCTCTACAATCTTTAC CTATCAACGAAGTTTTAATTACTTCGGTTACCgacaccttgaaaaaaatcacttgcgATGAAGAACGTACGCTGAATATAGTGTTTCCTGCGTCGCTTACTCCTCAAACAGCGTGTATAACtcatttacaaaataattatcCGCAATTAATCGAACCTGATGCGAGAACAATATTGGAAAATAAGTTCACCAATTGTTCCATACTTCATTTGTTAGATCATCAGTG GTGTCAGGATATTGCTGCAGCGTGTGACACAGTCGTCAAATTCGTTGACGGTATCGCTGAAGTAGATACAAAGTCGTATAAGGATGAGGAATCCGATATACCCATCTTGTCTAAATCTACCACTGTCCCGGCCTATGCACCGACAAAAGTTCGAGTCATAGACGACGAATCCGCTGGAAGAAATCGATCGGTTCATCGccctcaaaaatgtaaaaatttcaagtatactTTTGAATCATTCGAAGATCTCGAGCCACAGTCCAACTCGGCCGattcgtttaaaatttacaacCCGGCAGCGCAATATTGGTTTTTTCACGAATACTCTCGAAGCACGTCTAATGAACAGTTCAAAGAACTATCCGAAAATAATTTATCCGAATCTTTCAATTGGTTGTTAAAAGAGTTGGCTAATATGGTGATTAGCGACGTTAAAGATTTATACGAGGAATTGGCCACTATAGAAGCAGTTATGTATTCGATGTTCGTAGAAGGAGATTATTCCTACCAGTGCCCTTTTACTGTGTATCCATTGGAATGGTGA
- the Non2 gene encoding uncharacterized protein Non2 produces the protein MSDISKEELKKEIAAVLKDADLGSITSKKVRQEIEKKLDIDLASRRKEVDELVMEFIDSDKSKSKKNGNAEDDDDEDDDDNEEDEEDEEEEEEKKPKRSAPKKAAPAKRKAASSDESEEASDDEGDDEYSPKKKSAKKGAAKRGAGGRKKKGGSDDDSDEDWGKGKKKGRASAAKKAPGAKRGGGGYTRPVNLSPELAALVGEDQMPRHEVVKRIWAIIKERNLYDPKNKQFAICDDDLLKVIGVKRFRTFGMMKFLKNHFVD, from the exons ATGTCAGATATTAGTAAAGAAGAGTTGAAAAAGGAAATCGCGG CCGTTTTAAAAGACGCCGATCTAGGCTCCATCACATCTAAAAAAGTGAGACAAGAAATCGAAAAGAAGCTCGACATCGACCTCGCTTctag GAGAAAAGAAGTAGACGAATTAGTTATGGAATTTATCGACAGCGACAAAAGCAAGAGTAAGAAAAACGGTAACGCtgaagatgacgacgacgaagacgatgaTGACAACGAAGAAGACGAGGAAGAtgaagaagaggaagaagagaaaaaaccgAAACGAAGTGCCCCGAAGAAAGCAGCTCCGGCTAAACGTAAGGCCGCCTCTAGCGATGAAAGTGAAGAAGCCTCTGACGAT GAAGGTGACGACGAATACTCCCCGAAAAAGAAATCTGCCAAGAAAGGTGCTGCTAAACGTGGTGCTGGTGGTAGAAAGAAGAAGGGTGGCTCTGATGATGACAGCGATGAAGATTGGGGTAAAGGTAAAAAGAAAGGACGTGCTTCTGCAGCCAAGAAAGCTCCC GGCGCTAAACGAGGTGGCGGTGGATACACCAGACCGGTCAATTTAAGTCCCGAATTAGCTGCTCTCGTTGGTGAAGATCAGATGCCCCGGCATGAGGTTGTTAAAAGAATATGGGCTATTATTAAAGAACGTAATCTTTAT GATcctaaaaataaacaattcgCTATTTGTGATGATGACCTTCTTAAAGTTATCG GAGTCAAGCGTTTCCGTACGTTcggaatgatgaaatttttgaagaatcattttGTAGATTAA